The Acidobacteriota bacterium genome contains the following window.
CATCGCCACCCGCCGCTGGATCTCCCTCCGCCGGCGGCCGGGACCGGCGGCGGGATCCTCTCCCAACACCTCCACCCGCCCGGTGGAGGGCCGCAGCCGCCCCTTGATCAAGCGGCTCAGAGAGCTCTTGCCGGAACCACTGTGACCGAGCACGAAGACCCGTTCTCCCGGCGCCACCTCGAGGTGGGGAATGTCCAGCGCCAGGGTGCGGCCGTAGAGCAGGTGGACATTCTCCAGCCGCAGCACCGATGCCTTGGAAAAGCCAGCGGAAACTGAGGAGCGAGGGTCCATGGTCGCCTCAGCGCCCTCCCGCGGGCAGAAAACCGTGGTCCCGAGCCAACTTTTCGACCTCGGCGTAGGTCTGGTGATCCACCTCGACATAACCATCGACGTTGTAAAGACTGCGCAGCAGATGCTTTTGAGGACCGCCTTCGAGAGCCAGCAGCGCCTGCTTCAAGCGCTCCACCCTCGCCGCCGGCAGGCCCTTGCGCACTACCACGCAATGGCTGGGGATGGGCTTGGACTCGGCGATCCAGCGCACCTGGTCCCGCTCCTCCGGCCGCAACAGTGAGAAGGAATATTGGCCGATGCCGGCAGCGTCGACGAAACCGTTGAGCACAGCCCGCAAGGCCTGTTCGTCACCGCCGGCGAAGTAGATGCGGCCGAAGAAGCTCTCGGCATCGTCCCGCTGGCGAATCAGCCCGGCATCGCGGAAGATCTCCAATGGATACAGATAGCCGGAAGAGGAAATGGGATCGGTGAAGGCCACGGTGCGGCCCTTCAGATCCGCCTCGGTGCGGATGCCGCTGTCCTTGCGCACGAAGATCCGCGAGTGGTAGCTGGCACCACCGCTGTAGACCTCACCCAGTAGCGGCACCGCCCCCGCCTGCTGGTGGGCGAGGACGTATTGCAGGGGGCCCATGAATCCCACATCGGCGCGCTGGTTGCGTAGCGCCTCCACCACTCCGGCATAGTCGGTGGCGGTAAAGGCCTTGACGCTCGTCCCCAACTGACTCTCCAGGTATTCCGTCACCGGCCCCACGTCCTCGAGCAGCTGATCCGGATTCTGGTAGGCGATGAAAACCACCCGCAGCGGCTCCTCCGCCGACGCCGGCGGGGCGAAGAGGAACGCCCCCAGCAGTAGGCTGAGGATCGTCAGGGTGAACAGGCCGAGCCGACTCCCGGCGCACGCTTTCCGATACAGGCTCATCGCAGCACCTCCCGATGCTCTTCATACAACCGATGGTACTCCGCCAGCCGGGCATCCAAAGCCTCCCCATCCCCCTTGCGGTGAGCCTCGGCGGCTTCGTCCACCAGCTCCACCATGCGGTCGAGAACCGGCAGCTGAGAGTCGTCCTGAACGTCCCATTTATGAGCGTTGAGCTCAAAGGCAACGGTCTCCAGCGTGGTGGCCACCAGCTCCGCCTTGCCGCGGGCGCGGAGGAAATCCAGCGTCGAGAGGAAGAAGGAGAACTCTTCGAGCTCTGCCTCCAGGGTGTACACCGTGTTTTCGTAGGCGTCGGTGCCGCCGCCGACGGTCTCCAAGTAGGCGGTGAGGTCCGCCCGCTGCCGGGGTTCCAGGTTCAGCTCGTAGTGCTCGTCAAACCAACCTACCACCGCCTCCAAGGTCGGCAGACGGCCATCGTGGAAGTAGGGCGGCGAATAGACGATGCCCAGCAGCGTCGGGGTGTCCAGAGCGCGGTCCCGGGAGTCGGGGCCGGTGCCGGTGACGCTGCCGAGGTCATGGCGCCGGCGATCGAGGAAATGATCCGACGGCACGTGGCAGGTGGCGCAGGAGCGATTGCCCATCTGCGGGAAGGAGCGGTGGAAGAGCTCCTCGCCCCGCCGCGCCGCCGCCGGCGCCGTCTCCGCCAACGAGCCGTCGGGGCGCAGCATGGGGTTGGGCAGGAAGTCGAATTCGAGCATGTAGGCCACCAGGCCGTCGAGCAGGGTGGGATCCGGCTCCGGGCCGTTGAATTCGTTGACGATGACGTTGCGGGTGAAGTCCCGCAACGACTCGAAGCGACCGTTGCGGCCGTAGGGAGCGGTAAAGCGCAGGCCCCGCAAATCCGGCGTATCGAGGTGATCGAAATGGCCGTTGTTGGCGTGGGGAGCGAAGAAGCTATTGCTCACGTCCAGCCCGCCGGGGCGCTCGGAGAGGCCAGGGATGAAGAGATCCGGGTTGGTGATGCTCTTGTTGTGGCAGGTGTTGCAGCTGATGCCCATGGAACGGGCCGGCTCGCCGAAGACGAAGGGGCTGTCGAAAGCCATGTCACCGAGGGCGATGAGGGGCGTTTCCCGCTCGTCCACGCCGCGCTCCGCCATGTTGAGGATCTGCCGCGGCCGCGGCAGCTGCTTGTTGATCTGGCTACCCGGCGGCAGCCGCGGGGGCACCCGCGCGGCGGCGTCGAAGGTTGGGCTGTGGGCCGGCAAGGGCATGAGCATCCCGCGCGCTTGCGGCGCGAAGCGGTCGCCAAAACTGCGATCCAGATATCCCGTCAGCTCGGCGGCCTCGGCGCGGAAGATCTCCGGCTGCGGCGCCAGCACCCCGGCCCCGAGGACGCCGGAGCTTCCCAGGGCGCTGGACATCTCCAGCCAGCAAGCGCCGAGCTCGCGATAGGCCGGCTCGTCGGCGGAACGGATCTCGTGCTCGAAGGCCGCCCACAGCCGCCGGGCGGTTTCGAAATGGGCCGACGCGGCGGGCTGCCCCAGCTGCGCCCCGGCGGCCTCCAATGCTGCGGTGAGCGCATCGGCGACAGCGCCGGTGGAAGCCCTGAAGAGGCTTCGGGCCGCTTGCCGCTGCTGCTGCGGGGAGGGCACCTCGACGGCCTCGTCGCCGCCGCCGGAAGCTGCCAGCATTGCCGGCAAGACCTGCTCGGCCTGCTGCCGGAAAGTCTCGGCGGTGTCCCCGTCAATCTCCGCCAGTCCCTCTCCCATCGCTTCCATCTCCGACGCCACCTGCTGCCAGGGAACCGGCTGCAGAGACAACAGGAAAGCGCTCCGGCGATAGCTCTCCACCACCGGATGGAGGTCTTCCGGTGGAACGATATGAGCCTTCGCCGGCGGCGCCCAGAACAAGGCCGCCAAACCCCAGACAGCCAACCCCCACAGGGACAACCCTCCGAGGAGCAACCCCCGGAGAAGGAAGGCCGAGGTGAGGCTCAGGAAGAATCTGCGAGGAATTGGAGAATCCCCCCGCAGATCGGCTGGAATGGGAAGGCTGGAGTGGGTCGGAAAATTGGGGCCGATGGTTGAGAACATTGAGCTGACTCCAAGCGAAACCTCGAGGGCCGGTCCGCCGGCGGCATTCCTTGGGACCGCGGTCTTCTGAAGCGGTCTTCTGAAGCGGTCTTCTGAAATCGTGGGGCGCGACCCGAATCTTTCTTACTACCTGTTACTTGCCAACCTGCTGGCTTCGTCGTGGACTTTGAGTCGAGAATATGGCGCCAGCAGATTTTGGCTACTCAAAAACTAGCCCTTGCGCGCTCAAATGTCAAGCGAGCAGCCTCGATCAGGATTTCTCACTATCAAGAGACGGGCCGTCAGTGCGGGGGCGGGCATAGAATGAGCCGGTGCTGCGGTCGGTCCAGGCCGCCACGAAGCCCGAGGAGGTCTCTCATGTTGAAAACTGTCCTTTCCAAGCCCCCCATGTTGCAGCGTTCCATATCCCCGAACTTCGCCCCGGTGCTCGCCGCCATCGTCGCCCTCGCTTTGCTCGCCGGCACTCCGGTCCTGGCCGCCGGGACCAAGAAGCCCAAGGACGCTGGCGAAGACGCCATGGCTCTCTACGAGAAGGGCAAGCAGGCTTCCGACGCCGGTGAGTTCGAAAAGGCCCTGGGAATCTTCGAGAAGGCCTACGAGATGGAACAGGAGAATCCGGACATCCTCAATATGCTCGCCTACACCCAACGCAAGAACGGCAAGATCGATCAGGCCATCGAAAACTACCACCGCGCCCTGAAGCTGCGGCCGAAGTTTCCCGAGGCTCGGGAGTACCTCGGCGAGGCCTATATCCAGGCCGCTCTGCGCGAGATCGAAACCCTCGAGAGTTACGGCGAAGAAGCGGACCATGAGCTCGAGGAGTTGGTAGAAGCCCTCAAGGCAGCGGCAGCCGGTCTCTAAGCCCCACCGATCCCCTCTATCCGGAGCACTGCTTCCCAGTCCTGCGCCGCGGAGAGGCCCTCTCTCCGCGGCGACCTCTCCTCACACCACCCCCCCACCCGCTGGACTTCCCCTGGCTGCCTCGCTATACTCCTTCAGCTTAAATTCCAGTTATCGTTGAAATGATCCCCGCTCGGGACCGTTCACCGCTTAGCTTATTTCCCACAGGGCCCTCTTTCGCAAGCGCTTTCCTGCGTGCGGTCTAAGACCTCGCGTGCCGGCAGCGCTTCTGTTGCCCGTGCCCCCGATTTGCGTGCATCCGGGGAATCGCGGCTGTTCTAGGTCCCCTCGTGCTCCGTCCCGGAGTCTCGGGAAGGGATGTCCGTTCACCGTTCTCAATTCGAGGAGTAGTGTGTTGAAAAATCGTTCTATTACCTGGCTAGTGTTCTTGCTAGCCATCGCTCTCCTGGTGCCGGCCACGGCCGACGCCATGCAGCGCAACTTCGACGCCCGGCAGGAAGCCGTACGCGGCGTGAAGTTGACCCCGGCGGCCTCCCAGGATGCCGCGCTCAACCAATTGCAGGCCCAGATTCCCAATCTGGAGGTTCGCCTGGAGCCCACCACCGGTGCGGCCCGCACGATCTCCAACCGCACCGGCTACCTCACCGCCGATGACCGGGAAGCGGCCCCCCTCACCGTCGGCCTGAGCTTCGTCCAGGACAACCTGGCCCTCTTCGGCCTCACCCCGGCGGACCTCGAGGGCTACGAAGTCCGGGATTCTGTCTTTTCCAAGGTTTCCGGAGCCACCCATCTTTATCTCGTACAGCGCCACGCCGGCATTCCGGTCTACAACGGCCAGCTGCACCTCAACGTCAATCGCAACGGCCGGCTGATCAGCGTCAACAATGCGTTCCTGCCGGAGCTGTCCAAGTCGGTGAACTCCACCGCGCCGCGACTCACTGCCGTGGCCGCGGTGAACTCCGCCCTGCGCCATCTGGGCCTGGACACCAAGGTCGAGGGCCGTAGCGGACTGCCCACCGGCACCACCCAGACGACTCTGATCCCTCACGAGGGTGTCTCCCAGCGCCCCATCACCGCCCAGCTCATGTGGCTGCCGGTGCACCGCGGCAACGCCCGGCTGGTGTGGAATTTCCAGATCTGGACCCTCGACAGCCAGCACTCTTTTGACTTCAACGTCGACGCCATGAACGGCAAAGTCTGGACCCGCTTCGACTGGACCAGCGACGACTCCTATCGCGTCTACGCCATCCCGGCGGAGAGCCCCAACCACGTGACCCCGCTGCCGCCCTCCGATGGCCGCACCCTGGTGGTGAGCCCCGCGGACAGCACCGCCTCGCCCTTCGGCTGGCATGACACCAACGGCTCCGCCGGCGCTGAATTCACCATTCACCGGGGCAACAACGTCCACGCCTACGACGACCGCGACAACAACAACTCGCCGCCGTCCAGCGAGCCCGACTGCGGCGGCTCCATCGTCTGCGACTTCAGCCTCAATCTGACCCAGGCGCCGAACCAGTACATTCCGGCGGCGGTGGCCAATCTCTTCTATTGGAACAACATCATCCACGATGTGCAGTACCAGTACGGCTTCGACGAGCAGGCCGGCAACTTCCAGGAAAACAACTACGGCAACGGCGGCTCCGGCAGCGACTCGGTGAACGCCGAGGCTCAGGACGGCTCCGGCTCCAACAACGCCAACATGGCGACCCCGCCGGACGGCTCCAACCCGCGGATGCAGATGTACGTGTGGACCGCCCCCAACCCCGACAAGGACGGCGATCTGGACAACGGCATCATCATCCACGAGTACGGCCACGGCATCTCCATCCGCCAGGTCGGCGGCCCCTCCACCTCCAGCTGCTTGAACAACACGCAGCAGGCCGGTGAGGGTTGGAGCGACTGGTGGTCCCTGGCCTACACCGCCGAGACCGGCGACGCCGGCACCGACCCCCGCGGCATCGGCACCTACGCTCTGGACCAGGCTACTTCCGGCCCGGGCATCCGCACCCAGCGCTACAGCACCGACTCGGGCGTCAACACCTGGACTTATTCCACCATCAGCACCGGCGTGTCCGTGCCTCACGGCGTCGGCGCGGTGTGGGCCCAGGGAATCTGGGAAGCCTATTGGGCACTGGTGGACGTCCACGGTTACGACTCGGACATCTACAACGCCGCCGGCGGTGCCGGCAACCAGCGCATGATGCTCTACGTCAACGAGGGCCTGAAGAACACCGCCTGCTCGCCGACCTTCCTGGACAACCGGGACGGCATCATCCAGGCAGCGGTGGACAACTACGGCGGCGCCGACGTGTGCCGTCTGTGGGAAGCCTTCGCGGCCTTCGGCCTAGGCACCGATGCCAGCACCGGCGGCTCCGGCAGCCTGTCCGCCACCAACGGCTTCAGCGTGCCGCCGGAGTGCCAGTGCTCGCCGCAGCCCATCGCCGATGCCGGCCCTGATCAGCTGATCTGCCAGGGTGACTCGGTACAGATCGGTACCCCGGCCCAGACCGGCAACTCCTACAGCTGGTCGCCGGGCGGCCAGACGTCGGCGCAGATCACCGTCTCGCCGGCGGCTACCACCTCCTACACCGTCACCGCCACCACCTCCTGTGGTAGCGCCAACGACTCCGCCACCGTGACCGTCGACGACGGCTCCGGCGGGGGTCTGAGCGACGACTTCGAGGGTGGAGCGGGCTCCTGGAGCGCCAGCGGCCTGTGGCACCTGACCAGCAACTCCAGCTGTGCTTCGCCGGGCTATTCCTCGGCGGTGAACGCCTTCTACTACGGCCAGGATGCGAGCTGTGACTACGACACCGGAGGCACCAGCACCGGCGACCTGATCTCGCCGACCATCTCCGGAATCACCTCCACCTCGACTCTGAGCTTCGACTACTACCGCGTCGTGGAGTCCTTCACCGGCGGGTCCTATGACCAGGCCGAGGTAGCGGTCTCCGGAAACGGCGGCAGCAGCTGGACCACCCTGTGGTCCCGCGATTCCGCCGACGCCTCCACCGCCTCGTGGCAGAGCAGCGGCAACCTCTCCCTGTCGGCCTTCGCCGGTCAGGCGATCCAGGTGCGCTTCCGCTTCAATTCGGTGGACGGCGTGTCCAACACCTTCACCGGTTGGTTCATCGACGACGTGGTGGTCACCGGCGAGTCCGCTTGCGGCCCCGGCAACACCCCGCCGACCGTGAGCATCACCGCCCCGGCGGACGGCTCGTCCTCCACCCAGGGTGATTCGGTGAGCTTCGCCGGCTCCGCCAACGACGCCGAGGATGGCAACATCACCGCCTCGCTGAGCTGGTCTTCCAGCATCGACGGCGCCATCGGCTCCGGTGGATCGTTCTCCACCTCCGGCCTCTCCGTCGGTAGCCATACCATCACCGCTTCGGTCACCGACAGCGACGGAGCCCCCGGCTCCGACTCCATCTCCGTGAACGTCAACGCG
Protein-coding sequences here:
- a CDS encoding phosphate/phosphite/phosphonate ABC transporter substrate-binding protein — translated: MSLYRKACAGSRLGLFTLTILSLLLGAFLFAPPASAEEPLRVVFIAYQNPDQLLEDVGPVTEYLESQLGTSVKAFTATDYAGVVEALRNQRADVGFMGPLQYVLAHQQAGAVPLLGEVYSGGASYHSRIFVRKDSGIRTEADLKGRTVAFTDPISSSGYLYPLEIFRDAGLIRQRDDAESFFGRIYFAGGDEQALRAVLNGFVDAAGIGQYSFSLLRPEERDQVRWIAESKPIPSHCVVVRKGLPAARVERLKQALLALEGGPQKHLLRSLYNVDGYVEVDHQTYAEVEKLARDHGFLPAGGR
- a CDS encoding cytochrome c peroxidase, encoding MFSTIGPNFPTHSSLPIPADLRGDSPIPRRFFLSLTSAFLLRGLLLGGLSLWGLAVWGLAALFWAPPAKAHIVPPEDLHPVVESYRRSAFLLSLQPVPWQQVASEMEAMGEGLAEIDGDTAETFRQQAEQVLPAMLAASGGGDEAVEVPSPQQQRQAARSLFRASTGAVADALTAALEAAGAQLGQPAASAHFETARRLWAAFEHEIRSADEPAYRELGACWLEMSSALGSSGVLGAGVLAPQPEIFRAEAAELTGYLDRSFGDRFAPQARGMLMPLPAHSPTFDAAARVPPRLPPGSQINKQLPRPRQILNMAERGVDERETPLIALGDMAFDSPFVFGEPARSMGISCNTCHNKSITNPDLFIPGLSERPGGLDVSNSFFAPHANNGHFDHLDTPDLRGLRFTAPYGRNGRFESLRDFTRNVIVNEFNGPEPDPTLLDGLVAYMLEFDFLPNPMLRPDGSLAETAPAAARRGEELFHRSFPQMGNRSCATCHVPSDHFLDRRRHDLGSVTGTGPDSRDRALDTPTLLGIVYSPPYFHDGRLPTLEAVVGWFDEHYELNLEPRQRADLTAYLETVGGGTDAYENTVYTLEAELEEFSFFLSTLDFLRARGKAELVATTLETVAFELNAHKWDVQDDSQLPVLDRMVELVDEAAEAHRKGDGEALDARLAEYHRLYEEHREVLR
- a CDS encoding tetratricopeptide repeat protein, with amino-acid sequence MLKTVLSKPPMLQRSISPNFAPVLAAIVALALLAGTPVLAAGTKKPKDAGEDAMALYEKGKQASDAGEFEKALGIFEKAYEMEQENPDILNMLAYTQRKNGKIDQAIENYHRALKLRPKFPEAREYLGEAYIQAALREIETLESYGEEADHELEELVEALKAAAAGL
- a CDS encoding M36 family metallopeptidase — encoded protein: MKNRSITWLVFLLAIALLVPATADAMQRNFDARQEAVRGVKLTPAASQDAALNQLQAQIPNLEVRLEPTTGAARTISNRTGYLTADDREAAPLTVGLSFVQDNLALFGLTPADLEGYEVRDSVFSKVSGATHLYLVQRHAGIPVYNGQLHLNVNRNGRLISVNNAFLPELSKSVNSTAPRLTAVAAVNSALRHLGLDTKVEGRSGLPTGTTQTTLIPHEGVSQRPITAQLMWLPVHRGNARLVWNFQIWTLDSQHSFDFNVDAMNGKVWTRFDWTSDDSYRVYAIPAESPNHVTPLPPSDGRTLVVSPADSTASPFGWHDTNGSAGAEFTIHRGNNVHAYDDRDNNNSPPSSEPDCGGSIVCDFSLNLTQAPNQYIPAAVANLFYWNNIIHDVQYQYGFDEQAGNFQENNYGNGGSGSDSVNAEAQDGSGSNNANMATPPDGSNPRMQMYVWTAPNPDKDGDLDNGIIIHEYGHGISIRQVGGPSTSSCLNNTQQAGEGWSDWWSLAYTAETGDAGTDPRGIGTYALDQATSGPGIRTQRYSTDSGVNTWTYSTISTGVSVPHGVGAVWAQGIWEAYWALVDVHGYDSDIYNAAGGAGNQRMMLYVNEGLKNTACSPTFLDNRDGIIQAAVDNYGGADVCRLWEAFAAFGLGTDASTGGSGSLSATNGFSVPPECQCSPQPIADAGPDQLICQGDSVQIGTPAQTGNSYSWSPGGQTSAQITVSPAATTSYTVTATTSCGSANDSATVTVDDGSGGGLSDDFEGGAGSWSASGLWHLTSNSSCASPGYSSAVNAFYYGQDASCDYDTGGTSTGDLISPTISGITSTSTLSFDYYRVVESFTGGSYDQAEVAVSGNGGSSWTTLWSRDSADASTASWQSSGNLSLSAFAGQAIQVRFRFNSVDGVSNTFTGWFIDDVVVTGESACGPGNTPPTVSITAPADGSSSTQGDSVSFAGSANDAEDGNITASLSWSSSIDGAIGSGGSFSTSGLSVGSHTITASVTDSDGAPGSDSISVNVNAPTNDAPVVNITAPADGSNFDEGTSVSFSGTANDTEDGTITASLSWSSDLDGSIGSGGSFSTSSLSVGNHTITASVTDSGGAPGSDSISVTINAVGGGDFIDFDVTTTVAYSNQDTSNGSFTTEDGGFTFSMTGNRWRRTSETFTITSNTVIEFDFLSTEEGEIHGIGFDEDDTLTNDLRIFNVFGTQNWASDIDWSPQYTTAEYGTWKSYSIPVGQYYTGSGFYLVLVNDKDTTTYTNTSKFRNVRIYEDTPPPGCITTDFSSGASGWTNSGSSTCSTGSFVAAAPTEVVNGGVTTQVGGDHTGGGNAYFTATNTSAGVNDVDGGNCIAESSTTSVAEASDVSIWYFHGQRDAGDDPSGDFFLLEISTDGGSTWSTLASAGDVTSNAVWTEATTTVPAGSDVRFRVQASDGTAGGDLVEAGVDDISICPSGSLAPGISR